In Solea senegalensis isolate Sse05_10M linkage group LG18, IFAPA_SoseM_1, whole genome shotgun sequence, a single window of DNA contains:
- the zgc:194990 gene encoding E3 ubiquitin-protein ligase TRIM39, giving the protein MMKDCLQFLIEPAKKLKIRLKESRRRVRLEKKEPLLESQLFIMELARELNKICQRSIVLSHIWTSEDIWSASLCREFIMEWAGVLEKRVQPRIVTSVYQHEKPEKKDWKGHFLCMLEAGGECDMGPYKRVIMDWIWEIKSRPQPTVWPGEPVLMMLDDLEFQWKRGRLPNLLPAMELALLAVLNSDSPVKVDVTKQWLVWKQKNRSTDAARYIPHSVWNWICDAAEEVTVDSDSANPDLLISGDEKRMRCGLERHDAPRCQRRFNGWWCAVGQEGYTSGRHYWEVEVGERDWRIGVAKASAVRQGFRSLNTDTGYLTLRLERGTELKALTVPATPLPPSLAPRKVGVYLDFEHGQLSFYDVEKRSHLYTFNEKFKEELYPLFGTVEVVKDLVIRPADVRQPCLCPGPCLWN; this is encoded by the exons ATGATGAAGGACTGCCTACAGTTCCTTATTGAGCCGGCCAAGAAGCTCAAGATCCGACTCAAG GAGTCCCGTAGGAGAGTCAGACTCGAGAAGAAGGAGCCACTGCTGGAGAGTCAGTTATTTATTATGGAATTGGCTCGAGAACTCAACAAAATTTGCCAG AGGTCAATTGTCCTAAGTCACATCTGGACCAGTGAGGACATCTGGTCAGCAAGTCTGTGTCGGGAGTTTATCATGGAATGGGCCGGCGTTCTGGAGAAGAGAGTACAG cCGAGGATCGTCACATCCGTATACCAGCACGAGAAGCCAGAGAAGAAGGACTGGAAGGGTCACTTCCTCTGCATGCTGGAGGCGGGAGGCGAGTGCGACATGGGACCCTACAAAAGGGTCATCATGGACTGGATATGGGAGATTAAAAGCAGGCCTCAG CCCACCGTGTGGCCAGGTGAGCCCGTGCTCATGATGCTGGACGACCTGGAGTTCCAGTGGAAGAGGGGCCGTCTCCCCAACCTGCTGCCCGCAATGGAGCTCGCCCTGCTGGCCGTGCTGAACTCCGACAGCCCCGTAAAG gtggatGTGACGAAGCAGTGGCTCGTGTGGAAGCAGAAGAATCGGAGCACCG ACGCAGCTCGCTACATCCCCCACAGCG TGTGGAATTGGATTTGCGATGCAGCAG AGGAAGTCACTGTGGACTCAGACTCAGCCAATCCAGACCTGCTCATCTCCGGCGATGAAAAACGCATGAGGTGCGGCCTGGAGCGCCATGACGCGCCGCGGTGCCAGCGACGCTTCAACGGCTGGTGGTGTGCCGTGGGCCAGGAGGGCTACACCTCTGGACGTCACtactgggaggtggaggtgggtgAGCGGGACTGGCGTATCGGAGTGGCCAAGGCATCCGCTGTGAGGCAGGGCTTCCGCTCACTCAACACAGACACGGGCTACCTGACCCTGCGTCTGGAGAGAGGCACGGAGCTGAAGGCTCTGACAGTACCGGCCACCCCACTGCCACCTAGCTTGGCGCCCAGGAAGGTCGGGGTGTACCTGGACTTTGAGCATGGCCAGCTGTCCTTCTACGACGTGGAGAAGCGCTCCCACCTGTACACCTTCAACGAGAAGTTCAAAGAGGAACTGTACCCGCTGTTTGGGACTGTGGAGGTGGTCAAAGACCTGGTGATCAGGCCTGCAGACGTCCGACAGCCGTGCCTCTGCCCCGGGCCCTGCCTCTGGAACTGA
- the si:ch211-250n8.1 gene encoding uncharacterized protein si:ch211-250n8.1, with the protein MAPKDPLLSSLKVCVLNLQSDEDSTITDASRHLSSCCELLELVLRKGLQQPVLSLVHRDYWHCFEQLPHHDTCSRLSALSLAVEQTRVCRKLLSAQGRGRYLLRLALNRKTLPQFITHLLHTPRVLEWYSPTLSILRNEEFLEPFMSLLLVLSHMQFKLDMENCSFLDESCLLPVCEMYEVVPCREVGMVLRYLSGRVFVLELVPGSQAHVDKFVRPGDIIDEINGTSLRNSKCGQAGVLLSRLKGCPLSMRVLRWRAHDGTMYRPLVKLLRALRTENPTLQLNPAPLPNSVPPEQTPPSTSQCLKEGRIVNIVQFLGKASIGLFGGKEVLQQAIPQVLQQNLPSKEVLLDMKETHLTCTERSTKQELFEHHYPEISCVGRYGQPDYTIFAFCVADSPETPQSGFCCVALKASTIKECEEIVCRIAAGFKHTEWFV; encoded by the exons ATGGCACCGAAAGATCCTCTCCTCAGTTCATTGAAAG tgTGTGTCTTGAACCTTCAGTCAGATGAAGACTCTACGATAACAGACGCCAGCCGTCACCTCTCCTCCTGCTGTGAGCTCCTGGAGCTGGTGCTCAGGAAAGGACTCCAAC AACCAGTTCTCAGTCTGGTTCACAGAGATTACTGGCACTGTTTTGAGCAGCTGCCACATCACGACACCTGCTCCAG gCTCTCCGCTCTGTCGTTGGCCGTGGAGCAGACCAGAGTTTGCAGGAAGCTGCTCTCGGCTCAGGGTCGAGGGCGTTACCTGCTGCGACTGGCCCTCAACCGCAAGACCCTCCCACAGTTCATCACCCACCTGCTGCACACGCCGCGAGTCCTGGAG TGGTACAGTCCGACACTATCAATCCTCAGGAATGAAGAATTTTTAg AGCCTTTCATGTCACTGTTGCTCGTCCTCTCTCACATGCAGTTTAAACTGGATATGGAG AATTGCAGTTTTCTGGATGAGAGTTGTCTTCTACCG GTGTGTGAGATGTATGAGGTGGTGCCCTGTCGGGAAGTGGGGATGGTTTTGAG GTATCTAAGTGGACGCGTCTTTGTCCTCGAACTAGTGCCTGGCAGTCAGGCCCACGTGGACAAGTTTGTGCGTCCCGGTGACATTATTGATGAAATCAATGGGACGTCGTTGAGGAATTCAAAGTGTgggcag GCAGGTGTGCTTCTGTCACGACTGAAGGGTTGCCCCCTCTCCATGCGTGTCCTGCGATGGCGTGCCCATGATGGAACCATGTACCGGCCTCTTGTCAAGCTCCTGCGGGCACTTAGGACAGAAAACCCCACGCTGCAGCTCAATCCTGCTCCTTTGCCAAACTCTGTCCCCCCGGAACAGACGCCACCGTCTACTTCACAGTGTCTCAAAGAGGGAAG GATTGTGAACATTGTGCAGTTCTTGGGAAAAGCAAGCATTGGATTG TTTGGAGGAAAGGAAGTGCTACAGCAAGCAATTCCACAGGTGTTACAACAGAACTTGCCCAGCAAG GAAGTGCTTTTAGATATGAAGGAAACACATTTGACATGCACAGAAAGAAGCACCAAACAG GAGCTGTTTGAGCATCACTATCCTGAAATTTCATGTGTGGGGAGATACGGCCAACCAGACTATACGATATTTGCCTTCTGTGTGGC AGACTCCCCAGAAACTCCTCAGTCAGGCTTCTGCTGTGTGGCGCTCAAAGCCAGCACCATCAAGGAGTGTGAGGAGATTGTGTGTCGAATAG CTGCTGGGTTCAAACATACAGAATGGTTTGTATGA
- the LOC122759611 gene encoding histone H3.3A: MARTKQTARKSTGGKAPRKQLATKAARKSAPSTGGVKKPHRYRPGTVALREIRRYQKSTELLIRKLPFQRLVREIAQDFKTDLRFQSAAIGALQEASEAYLVGLFEDTNLCAIHAKRVTIMPKDIQLARRIRGERA, from the exons ATGGCTCGTACCAAGCAGACTGCCCGTAAGTCCACTGGAGGAAAGGCGCCGAGGAAGCAGCTCGCTACCAAGGCAGCCAGAAAGAGCGCTCCCTCCACGGGTGGAGTGAAGAAGCCCCATCGTTACAG GCCTGGAACTGTGGCTCTCAGGGAGATCCGTCGTTACCAGAAGTCCACTGAGTTGCTCATCCGCAAGCTGCCCTTCCAGCGCCTGGTGAGAGAAATTGCCCAGGATTTCAAGACTGACCTGCGCTTCCAGAGCGCTGCCATTGGAGCTCTTCAG GAGGCCAGTGAGGCTTATCTGGTGGGTCTGTTTGAGGACACAAACTTGTGCGCCATTCACGCCAAGCGTGTCACCATCATGCCCAAAGACATCCAGCTGGCCCGCAGGATAAGGGGAGAGAGGGCCTAA